The Streptomyces sp. NBC_01317 genomic interval GTCGCGCTCCTCGGACCGGGACGGCATGTTCGGCCCCTCCGGCGCGGCACCGGCCTCCGGCCGCGCGGGGGCGGCGGTCCAGGCCGCGGAGCGCGCGGTGGGCCGCCCGTACGTGTGGGGCGCCAACGGGCCCACCGGCTTCGACTGTTCGGGGCTGACGCAGTGGTCGTACGCCCAGGCGGGGGTGGGCCTGCCCCGCACCTCGCAGGCCCAGCGGTACGCGGGCCGGCAGGTCCCGCTGTCCCAGGCGCTCCCCGGCGACCTGGTGGCGTACCGCGACGACGCGAGCCACATCGGGATGTACGTGGGCAACGGCCAGGTGATCCACGCCCCGTACCCGGGCGCGGCGGTGCGGTACGACCCGGTGGGGATGATGCCGGTCTCCTCGGTGACCCGCATCTGAGCTCCACGGGGCGTGGCGGGCCTGTGCCGGGGGCGGGGGTGGCCCCCGTACGATCGTGACGTGGCAGGTCAGCGGCGTATCGCCGCGGAGCATGAGAGAGGACACCCGACCCGGCGGAGGGTCCTCGGGCTGGGGCTCTCCGGGCTGCTGCTCGTGTCCGGGTGCTCCGGGGCGCCGCCCGCGCCCGACCCCGCCACGGCGGCGATCCGGCGGACGCTGGACGGCCGGGCCGCCGGTGTCCTGGACCGGGACGAGAGCGCCTACCTCGCCGCCCTCGATCCTGCGGCAACGAGTCTGCGCGCCTCCGCCCGCGCGGAGTTCGCGAACCTCGCCGACGTACCGCTCAGCTCCTGGGCGTACCGGGTCACCGGGGTGGAACGGTCCGGCAGCCGCGCCACCGCGCAGGTAGAGCTGCGCTACCGGATCGCCGGCTACGACAGCGCCCCCGTGTCGACCCCCCGCGAACTGAGCCTGACCGAGCACACCGGCCGCTGGTACGTGACCGGCGACCGCCCCGCGGAGGGCGGCGCCCAGCAGCTCTGGCAGCAGGGCAGGGTACGAGTCGTACGCGGCACGCACAGCCTCGTCCTCGGCGTCGGGCAGACCACCACCCGGCTGCGCGCGGTCGCGGCCACCGCCGACCTCGCCGTACCCGCCGTGGACGACGCCTGGACGGGCGCCTGGGCCCACCGCGTCGTCCTGCTGGTTCCGGCCTCCCTCTCCGCCATGGCGGCCCTCCTGGGGGCACCCGAGGACGGTTACCGGGGCATCGCGGCCGTCACCACGGGGGAGACCGGCGGCTCCGGCGCCTCACCCGCCGACCGGGTCATCGTGAACCCCGCCGCGTACGGCGCCCTCGGCGACTTCGGGCAGCGGGTCGTCCTCACCCACGAGACCACCCACGTCGCCACCCGCACGGCCACCTCCTCCGCCACCCCCACCTGGCTCTCCGAGGGCTTCGCGGACTGGGTCGCGTACCGCTCGACCGGCCGGACCGCCGCGCAGATCGCCCCCGAACTCCAGCGAGCCGTCGAGCGCGGCGAGGTGCCCGCCGCGCTCCCCGACAACGACGCGTTCTCCTTCGGCGGGGACGCCGACGCCCTCGCCCGCGCCTACGAGAGCGGCTGGCTCGCCTGCGAACTGATCGCCGGACACTGGGGCGAGAAGCGGCTGCTCGCCTTCTACCGGGCGGTCGGCGCCGGCCGGCAGCCCGACGGGGCCGTCGAGAAGGCCATGAACGACGTCCTGTCGACCACGCCGGAGGACTTCACCGTGCGGTGGCGCGCGTACGTACGGAAACGCCTGGGCTGACCAGGTCGAGCCGCGCCGCCCGCCGCCGGGGCGCCGCCACCGTCCGTACCCACAGCCGCCGGCAGGCGATCAGGGCCGCCGCGACCAGCAGACCGTTCCGTACGGTCAGCAGCAGCACGCCCAGCGGGTCGCTCGCGACGACGTGCGAGAACAGCAGCGGGAACTCCAGCAGCGTCACCCCCGTGGCCACCAGCACCAGGCGCGCGGGCAGCACCATCCCGCTCGTGCGCACCACGAGGCACGCGGCGGCCAGGCCGACCAGCCACAGCAGGTACTGCGGGCTGATCACCCGGCTCGTCGTGGTGAACAGCAGCACCGCCACGAAGGCCGCGTCGTACGGCGTGCTCGCGGCGAACTCGCGCGCCCGCAGCCGCCACACCACCAGCCAGCCGAGCGCCACCACGGACAGGGCCAGCGCGGCGCCGCTCACCAGCGGGACGTACGGGCCGAGGAATTCCACCGAGCCGTAGTTCAGCAGCACCTCCCCCTCCCAGCCGAAGTGCCGCGCGCCGTGGAGGACGAGCGCGCCCAGCGACTCGATCTCCGTACCCCGGTCGCGCTGGAACGCCAGGAACGCGAGCGCGCCGGGCATCGCCGCCCAGCACACCACGGTCAGCGCGAGCGCGGTGCCGGCCGCCGCAGCCCACGTCCGGCGGGTGGGCCGCCCGCGCGGGGTGCCCACCAGCAGCAGCGCCGGCCACATCTTCAACAGCGCGCCGAACCCGGCGAGCGCGCCCTTCACCGCCGGGCGGCGCGCCCCGGTGACCAGCGCCGCCACGGCGACGGCCGTCACCATCAGGTCGTACCGCGCGTACGACGTCGGCCCCAGCAGCGGCACCCCCGCCACCCACACCCGGACCCCGCGCGCCGACCCGCCGGGGCGGCGGCTCGCCCGCAGCAGCAGGGCGAACACCACCGCGTCGCAGGCGCACGCCAGGACGAAGAACGCGGTGGCGTACCCGAGGAAGGGCAGCGCCGCCGGGGAGGCGATCGCGAGCGCGGCGGCGGGCGGGTACTGCCACGTCACGTCGTCCAGCGGATAGGTGCCGGTCCTGAGCACCTCGAACCAGCCCCGGTAGATCACCGAGACGTCGCCGGTGACGTCGGGGCCCGGCAGGGTGACGACCTTGAAGACGCAGAGCAGCAGGGCGGCCCTGGTGACGGCCCACACCGCGCCCGTCCCCACCGCGCCCGCCGGCACCGCCGCCCGTCTGTTGGTTGCCGCCCGGCCCACCCACCTGGTCATGGTTGTCATGATGCCGGGCGGGAGAGGGCGGGAGCGGGGAGGCAGGGCCGTCGGGCACGGTCCGCGGCGATACTGTTCGGGGCGATGCACAAGACCCTGATCGTGACCAATGACTTCCCGCCCAGGCCCGGCGGGATCCAGGCGTTCCTGCACAACATCGCGCTGCGGCTGGACCCCGGGAAGGTCGTCGTCTACGCCTCCACCTGGAAGCGCGGCCGCGAAGGCGCGGAGGCGACCGCCGCGTTCGACGCGGAGCAGCCCTTCACGGTCGTACGCGACGCCACGACGATGCTCCTGCCGACCCCCCGCGTCACCCGGCGGGCGTCGGAGCTGCTGCGCGCGCACGGCTGCGAGTCCGTGTGGTTCGGCGCGGCGGCCCCGCTCGGGCTGATGGGGCCCGCGCTGCGGCGGGCGGGCGCGCGGCGCCTGGTCGCGACGACGCACGGGCACGAGGCGGGCTGGGCGCAGTTGCCTGCGTCCCGGCAGCTGTTGCGGCGGATCGGGGAGGGTACGGACACGATCACGTACCTCGGCGAGTACACGCGCTCGCGGATCGCCCCCGCGTTGTCGCCCGCGGCGGCCGGGCGGATGGTCCAACTGCCGCCGGGCGTCGACGAGAAGACGTTCCACCCGGGGTCGGGGGGCGCCGAGGTCCGCTCCCGTCTGGGCCTGACGGACCGTCCGGTCGTGGTCTGCGTCTCGCGCCTGGTGCCGCGCAAGGGGCAGGACACGCTGATCCGGGCGATGCCCGAGATTCTTTCCGCCGTGCCGGACGCGGTGCTGCTCATCGTGGGGGGCGGCCCCTACGAGTCCGCGCTGCGGCGGCTGGCGCGGTCGTCGGGGGTCTCGGAGTCCGTACGCTTCACCGGCGCGGTGCCGTGGTCGGAGCTGCCGGCCCACTTCGGCGCGGGCGACGTCTTCGCGATGCCGTGCCGCACGCGGCGGGGCGGCCTGGACGTGGAGGGCCTAGGCATCGTGTACCTGGAGGCGTCGGCGACGGGGCTGCCGGTGATCGCAGGGGATTCGGGCGGGGCGCCGGATGCGGTGCTGTCGGGCGAGACGGGGTGGGTGGTCCCGGGCGCTCCGGCGTCTCTCGCGTCGACGGCGACGGCGGACCGGGTTGTGACGCTGCTCCTGGATCCGTCCCTGCGGCACGCTCTGGGCGAGCGGGGCCGGGCCTGGGTCAACGACCGCTGGCGCTGGGATCTTTTGGCGTCCCGCCTGGAGGCGCTGCTGTAGCGGTGTCCGTTGCGCTTACTGATGTCCTCAGTCGCCGGACGGGCGTTTTGGGGCCGGTGGGCCGCGGGTCTGGGTGACCGGGTTGCGGTTCGTGTTGTCCTCAATCGCCGGACGGGCTTGGTTGTGCCCGCTGCGGGCCGGGGCTTTGTCCGCGGGTTGTTGCCGGGGGCCGGGCAGGGGTCGTGTCCTGCACTGCATGTTTTACGTCGCGTTCGGGACCTTGTTTGGTTCGGGTTCGCCACGCGACACAAAACACGCTCTACGTTCCGGACACGACCCCTGCCCGTCCCCCTTCCACGCCCGCGTTCAAGACAACCCCCGGCCCGTCCGGCCTTGGAGACCACCGGGGCCACTTCCAGCCCGTCCGGCGATTGAGGACATCAGTAAGCCGCGCCCGAGCACCGGGCAGAGGCCAAAATCAAGCCCGTCCGGCGATTGAGGACGTTGGTAAGCGGCACTGTCCACCGGGCAGAGGCGAGGCTCCCCGGGCCGGCGGGGTCGTTCGGCTCACCCTCGGCGTGAGGGGGGTGGGGTCGGAGGAGGTGCGTGTGTCCGGACGTAAAGCGTGTTTTGTGGCGCATGACTACCGGTGAACTGGACGAGTCCCTGAGGCGCCGTAAAACATGCAGTCCGGACATACGTACCTCCGCAGGCCCCGCCCCCCGCCACCACGACAAACCCAGCCCGTCCGGCGATTGAGGACATCAGTAAGCCGCGCCAAACGCACCGGGCAGACGCCACAAACAAGCCCGTCCGGCGCTTGAGGACAAGCAGTAAGCGCAACCGACCACCGGGGCAACGTCAAGACGCGTACAGGCCCTCGATCTCCGAGGCGAACTCCTTCGCGACCACGTTCCGCTTCAGCTTCAGGGACGGCGTCACATGCCCCCCCGCTTCCGTGAACTGCGAAGAAAGAACACGGAACTTTCGAACAGACTCCGCCTTGGACACCGCCGCGTTCCCCTCGTCCACCGCCCCCTGGATCTCCGCCAGAAGCTCCGCGTCGAGGCGGAGGGTCGCCGCCGTGGACCCCGCGGGCTTGCCGTGTTCCGTGGCCCAGCGCGTGAGGAACTCCTCGTCGAGGGTGATCAGCGCGCCCACGAAGGGGCGCCCGTCGCCCACGACCATGCATTCCGCGACCAGCGCATGCGCGCGGATGCGGTCCTCGATGACCGCGGGGGCCACGTTCTTGCCCCCCGCCGTCACCAGGATCTCCTTCTTGCGCCCGGTGATCGCGAGGTACCCGTCCTCGTCCAGCGTGCCGATGTCGCCCGTGTGGAACCACCCGTCCGCCAGCGCCTCCGCCGTCGCCGTCTCGTTGTTCCAGTACTCCGTGAACAGGTGCTCGCCGTGCAGCAGCACCTCGCCGTCGTCGGCGATCCGTACGACCGACCCCGGCAGCGGCTGCCCGACCGTGCCGATCTTCTGGCGGTCCCACGGGTTGAAGGACGTCGCGGCGCAGGACTCGGTCAGGCCGTACCCCTCCAGGACGGTGAACCCCACGCCCCGGAAGAAGTGCCCCAGGCGCTCGCCCAGCGGCGCGCCGCCGGAGATCGCGTACTCCCCGGCGCCGCCCAGCACCGCGCGTAGCTTGCTGTAGACGAGCTTGTCGAAGACGGTGTGCCGGATGCGCAGGCCCAGCGAGGGCCCCCGGGGCGTGGACAGCGCGCGGCTGTAGGCGATCGCGGTCTGCGACGCCTTGTCGAAGATCTTGCCCTTGCCGTCGGCCTGGGCCTTCGCGCGCGCCCCGTTGTAGACCTTCTCGAAGACGCGCGGCACGCCCAGGATCAGCGTCGGCCGGAAGGCCGCCAACTCCTGGGTGAGGTTCTTGATGTCAGGCACGCAGCCGAGCTTGATCGGCGCCATCACCGCCGCCACCTCGACCAGCCGCCCGAAGACGTGCGCGGCGGGCAGGAAGAGCAGGATCGAGCACTCACCGGTACGGAACAGCGGCCTGAGCCGCTCCACCACGTTCCCGCACTCGGCGAAGAAGCTGCGGTGGGTGAGGACACAGCCCTTGGGGCGGCCCGTGGTGCCCGAGGTGTAGACGATCGTCGCCGGGTCGTCGGCCTTCGCGGACGACGCGCGCGCGTCGACGGTCGCGTCGTCGACCTCCGCGCCGCTCGTGACCAGCGCCTCGACCCCGCCCTTGTCGATCTGCCACACGTCCCGCAGCTCCGGCAGCGCGTCCCGTACCGACGCCACCGTCTCCGCGTGCCCGTCGCTCTCCACGATCGCCGCGACCGCGCCCGAGTCGCCCAGGACCCACTGCACCTGCTCGGCCGAACTGGTCTCGTACACCGGTACGGTCACCGCGCCGGCGGTCCAGATCGCGAAGTCGAGCCGTACCCACTCGTAGCGCGTACGGGACATCAGCGCGACCCGGTCACCCGGCCGGACGCCCGCCGCGATCAGGCCCTTTGCGGTGGCTCTGACCTCGGCCAGGAACTGGACCGCGGTCACATCTGTCCAGACACCGCCCACCTTGCGGCCGAGGACGGCCACGTCGGGATGCTGGACGGCGTTGCGGCGGATCAGATCCGTCAGATTGCCGTCCGAGGGGACCTCGTACAGGGCCGGAAGGCTGAACTCGCGCAAGACTGCTGCTCCTCATCGGGCGCCGGCGCCACGTCGGTGTGGTGCGCCGGCCGCGGTCCAAGATCGGGCAGGTGCTCGGTGGCTGCGAGCACGACCGGACTGCCCGGACGTTACCCACCGGTACTGACCTACGGATAGGGGGCCCCGGCCAGATGTTCCTCGCGTCACACGACTTTGACGGTACCTCGCGCACAGTAGTCCACGCCTCCGACACCGTCGGGGTAACCGCAGGTCCGGCCCCCTCTCCCGGGTGAGGGGGCAAAGGTTCTAGGGTGATCGTCATGCCAGGTAGAGGTACGCGAGCCGGTACGCGAGTCAACGTGGTCAGTGACGTGCACGGGAACACCCAGGCCCTCGCCACGGCCGGTGACGGCGCCGACGCCCTGGTCTGTCTCGGTGACCTCGTGCTCTTCCTCGACTACGCCGACCACTCGCGCGGCATCTTCCCCGACCTGTTCGGCGTCGGGAACGCCGACCGGATCGTCGAGCTGCGCACCGCCCGCCGCTTCGACGAGGCCAGGGAGTTCGGCCGCGCGCTGTGGGCGACGCTGGACGTCGAGCCCGCCGCCGCCATCGAGGGGGCCGTACGCCGCCAGTACGCGGAGATGTTCGCGGTCCTCCCCACTCCTACGTACGCCACCTACGGCAACGTCGACATCCCGACGCTCTGGCCCGAGTACGCCGGACCGGGCACCACCGTCCTCGACGGCGAGCGCGCCGAGATCGGCGGACGGGTCTTCGGCTTCGTCGGCGGCGGGCTGCGCACCCCCATGCGCACGCCCTACGAGATCTCCGACGAGGAGTACGCCGCCAAGGTCGAGGCGCTCGGCGAGGTCGACGTCCTCTGCTCCCACATCCCGCCGGACGTGCCCGAGCTGACGTACGACACCGTCGCCCGCCGCTTCGAACGCGGCAGCCGGGCGCTCCTCGCCGCCATCCACCGTTCGAAGCCCCGTTACGCGCTCTTCGGCCACGTGCATCAGCCCTTGGCGCGCCGGATGCGGGTCGGTGCGACCGAGTGCGTGAACGTCGGCCACTTCGCCGCCACCGGGCGCCCGTGGGCACTGGAATGGTGACGGGCGCGGTCGCGATAGCCTGCACACCGCGTACCCAGCACTGAGGAGCACGGCGATGGCGGAACACACCAGTTCGAGCATCACGATCGAGGCGGCACCGGCCGACGTCATGGGCGTGATCGCCGACTTCGCCCGCTACCCGGAGTGGACCGGCGAGGTGAAGGAGGCCGAGGTGCTCCAACGCGACGCCAAGGGCCGCGCCGAGCAGGTCAGACTGGTCCTGGACGCCGGTGCGATCAAGGACGACCACACCCTCGCGTACACCTGGACCGG includes:
- a CDS encoding glycosyltransferase 87 family protein; translation: MTTMTRWVGRAATNRRAAVPAGAVGTGAVWAVTRAALLLCVFKVVTLPGPDVTGDVSVIYRGWFEVLRTGTYPLDDVTWQYPPAAALAIASPAALPFLGYATAFFVLACACDAVVFALLLRASRRPGGSARGVRVWVAGVPLLGPTSYARYDLMVTAVAVAALVTGARRPAVKGALAGFGALLKMWPALLLVGTPRGRPTRRTWAAAAGTALALTVVCWAAMPGALAFLAFQRDRGTEIESLGALVLHGARHFGWEGEVLLNYGSVEFLGPYVPLVSGAALALSVVALGWLVVWRLRAREFAASTPYDAAFVAVLLFTTTSRVISPQYLLWLVGLAAACLVVRTSGMVLPARLVLVATGVTLLEFPLLFSHVVASDPLGVLLLTVRNGLLVAAALIACRRLWVRTVAAPRRRAARLDLVSPGVSVRTRATAR
- a CDS encoding glycosyltransferase family 4 protein gives rise to the protein MHKTLIVTNDFPPRPGGIQAFLHNIALRLDPGKVVVYASTWKRGREGAEATAAFDAEQPFTVVRDATTMLLPTPRVTRRASELLRAHGCESVWFGAAAPLGLMGPALRRAGARRLVATTHGHEAGWAQLPASRQLLRRIGEGTDTITYLGEYTRSRIAPALSPAAAGRMVQLPPGVDEKTFHPGSGGAEVRSRLGLTDRPVVVCVSRLVPRKGQDTLIRAMPEILSAVPDAVLLIVGGGPYESALRRLARSSGVSESVRFTGAVPWSELPAHFGAGDVFAMPCRTRRGGLDVEGLGIVYLEASATGLPVIAGDSGGAPDAVLSGETGWVVPGAPASLASTATADRVVTLLLDPSLRHALGERGRAWVNDRWRWDLLASRLEALL
- a CDS encoding AMP-dependent synthetase/ligase; its protein translation is MREFSLPALYEVPSDGNLTDLIRRNAVQHPDVAVLGRKVGGVWTDVTAVQFLAEVRATAKGLIAAGVRPGDRVALMSRTRYEWVRLDFAIWTAGAVTVPVYETSSAEQVQWVLGDSGAVAAIVESDGHAETVASVRDALPELRDVWQIDKGGVEALVTSGAEVDDATVDARASSAKADDPATIVYTSGTTGRPKGCVLTHRSFFAECGNVVERLRPLFRTGECSILLFLPAAHVFGRLVEVAAVMAPIKLGCVPDIKNLTQELAAFRPTLILGVPRVFEKVYNGARAKAQADGKGKIFDKASQTAIAYSRALSTPRGPSLGLRIRHTVFDKLVYSKLRAVLGGAGEYAISGGAPLGERLGHFFRGVGFTVLEGYGLTESCAATSFNPWDRQKIGTVGQPLPGSVVRIADDGEVLLHGEHLFTEYWNNETATAEALADGWFHTGDIGTLDEDGYLAITGRKKEILVTAGGKNVAPAVIEDRIRAHALVAECMVVGDGRPFVGALITLDEEFLTRWATEHGKPAGSTAATLRLDAELLAEIQGAVDEGNAAVSKAESVRKFRVLSSQFTEAGGHVTPSLKLKRNVVAKEFASEIEGLYAS
- a CDS encoding metallophosphoesterase family protein, producing the protein MPGRGTRAGTRVNVVSDVHGNTQALATAGDGADALVCLGDLVLFLDYADHSRGIFPDLFGVGNADRIVELRTARRFDEAREFGRALWATLDVEPAAAIEGAVRRQYAEMFAVLPTPTYATYGNVDIPTLWPEYAGPGTTVLDGERAEIGGRVFGFVGGGLRTPMRTPYEISDEEYAAKVEALGEVDVLCSHIPPDVPELTYDTVARRFERGSRALLAAIHRSKPRYALFGHVHQPLARRMRVGATECVNVGHFAATGRPWALEW